The Hornefia porci genome contains the following window.
GTTCATGGGTCATGGAACCGGACATGCGGCAAATATCACCTACACACAGATGCAGACAGCGATGACCGGCCTCGGCTACAAGAATGCGTTCGTCGGAACCGTTGAAGGGGAAGAACGCAATGATCCTAATAATGCAGTTTCCGCTGTCCTCAAGAAGGTAAAAGACGGTGGATATTCCAGAGTTGTTCTGAGACCTCTGATGGTTGTTGCCGGCGACCACGCTAACAACGATATGAACGGGACCGATGAGGATTCCTGGAGAACCATTTTTGAAAAGGCAGGATTTAAGGTAGAAGGTCAGATCGCCGGCCTGGGTCAGATCGAAAGCGTTCAGAAGCTTTATGTGGCACACACACTGAAGGCTATGAGTGAACAGGTCGACCAGATGAAGAAGGACAGTGATGCAACAAAGGCAGAGCTGGAAAAAGCAAAGGCAGAACTGGCCAGGGCCAAGGCGGAGTATGCTGACTACAAGGCTAAGGTGGAACTCGCAGCGAGCTCAATTTCCGGTGTCAAAGCCAAGGCAGGCAAAGGCAGGAAGATCACGGTTTCCTGGAAGAAGAATTCTAAGGCGGAAGGCTACAAGGTCTATCGCTCCACCAAGAAATCCAAAGGCTTCAAGGCCGTGGCTACCGCGAAATCTGGCAAGACTGTGAAGGTCACTGTCAAGAGCGGACAGAAGAAGGGTAAAACCTATTACTTCAAGGTCAGAGGATATAAGAAGATCGCCGGAAAGACCTGCTACAGCAAATACAGCAAGGTTGTAAAGGTCAAGGCGAAATAAGGATCTGAAGGCCGCATCGCACTAAAGATCCTGAGTAACTGAATAAGGTAAAAGAGCATCTGAGGGAGGCTGGCGCACACGTGTGTAATCGTGGCAGCGCCGGCCTCTTTTAGTACTTTTTTTCTTGCGGCCGGGATAGTAATAGGGTAAACTAAACATACGACGAGTTTATATGAAATGAGCAGAGTATGGTTTCATAAGTCCTGTCCGGACGCTGAAAGCATATGATCAGATAAAGGGATGAAAAGAATGAACGACAGAAGAATCCTCCGAGATCTTTGTATTATGACTGTACTGGGGCTGCTGCTTGGACTGGCCGCCCTCGGCTTTGTGTACCACAGAGACTGTAAGGGAATTTTCCTGCGGAGCACGAGAATCAACGGCGTGAACGTTGCGGGCATGACGGCGGAACAGGCGGAGGATGCTGTAACAAAGAACTATTCGCTGAAGGTTTTGTTCAGGGAAGGAAAAAGGGAAACCCTGAAGGGTACGGCAATAGATTATGAGCTGGAAGAGCCTTCGATTATAAGACACCAGCTGAAAAGACAGTCCTTCGGGGAGTATCTGTCTTCTCTGTATCTGCATGGACAGCATTCCATGACTCTCAGGGGAAACTTCTCCGAAAAAAAGCTGCGCAAGGCTGTGATGAAATGGCCGGAGATGCAGGAAAAGAACATGAAAAAACCGAAGAGCGCCCGGGTATCCTATGAGGACGGGAAATTTTTTGTGGTAAAGCCCGCTAAAGGTACTGTGGTGAACAAGGGCAATGTTCTGGAGGCGGTGGAGGAGGCAGTAAGTGTTTCCATGACCGGTCTGGACATCAGCGGGGGATCCGGGTATTACAAAGATAAAGCGCCTGCCGTCAGTGAGAAACAGCTGAAGGAGGACTGCCGGCAGCTGAGCGGAATGTCCTGGAGCTCTGTGACCTATGAACTGCCGGACGGAAGTAAAAAGGTTCTGGACGCCAACCAGATGAAGGACTGGCTGGTCCGCGGCGAAGACGGACGACTGAAGCGGGATGATGAGGTCTGGGAGCAGAAGCTGACTGCCTTTGTGGCGCGGCTGGCCGATTCGGTCGACACTGTGGACAGCCCGCATAAGTTTAAGACGCATTCCGGAAAGGTGATCCGCCTTCAGGCCCGAGGCTATTACGGCTGGAAAATTGACCGGGAGGGTGAAGCCGCAAGGCTGTCGAAGGATCTGAAAAAGGGAGCGGACGTGGAGAGGAAACCGGTCTACGCCCAGACGGAGGCGGCTCCTTACAGCGATAATTACGGATTTGGAGATACTTATGTAGAGGTGAATCTCAACGCGCAGCACCTCTGGATGTACAAAGACGGAAGGGTTGTGTTCCAGACTGATGTGGTTTCCGGCACCCGCGGAGTCCACGAAACGCCGGCGGGCGCATACTTTCTGCTGACGAAGGCGCGGAATGTCGTTCTGCGCGGACCGGCAAAGACCACAACAGAGAAAAAAGGAAAGAAGACCGTCACGAAAACGTCTTATGAGTGGGAATCTCCGGTGAGCTACTGGATGCCGATTAATTATGAAGGCGTCGGTATGCACGACGCGAACTGGAGAGGCGTCTTTGGCGGCAGCATCTGGACCTATAACGGATCTCACGGCTGTATCAATCTGCCTCCTTCTAAGGCCGCCCGGCTGTTCAGCCTGGTTCAGACCGGAATCCCTGTGGCCGTGTACTACTGAGCATCTGAAATATGCCGCAGCGTATAGTAGTCGGAATGCGGCGCGATATGGGACGCCAGGCGTGCCGCGCCGGTGCCCAGCCGCGTCATCAGGGCGAGACCCCATCGCCGCCGTCCGTATTCTTTTCCGAAAATCCGCCGGATGTCTTTCGCGGATGAAAACGTGTAGAATTTCCTGCACGCTCTGAAAAATTCCTCCTGCAGTTCCCAGGGGGACATTTTGGTCGGCTGAAACACCACATTCATCATATCGAACCGGCTCCAGCTTCCGGGCAGGATGCGGCCCTGCGCCTCATAGTCTCTGTACACCGGCGTTCCGGGAAACGGCGTGAGAATCGCCGGCTGAAGCTGATAAGCGTGAATGGACTCGGCAAATGCGATGCTGCGGTCCATGTCGGACAGACCGTCCTCGTCCAGCCCCAGCACGATGCTTGCGATGACGCGTATCCGATGCCGCTTGCAGGCTTCTCCGGCGCGACAGATCGCCTCGATGTTCTGACCCTTCTGAATGCTGTCCAGCGCCTTCTGATTCAGGGACTCGATTCCGATCAGAACACGCGTCAGATGAGCCTGCGCCAGCAGCTCCAGCAGTTCCTCGTCTTCTGCCATATCCGTCCGCCCGAAGAAAAACGTTTCTCTGAAGGTCAGCCCCTCCGCGATCATGCGGCGGCAGATTTCCTTCGCCCGTTCTTTGTCTGCCGTAAAGTTATCGTCCTCGAAGTTCATGTACCGGAAACCCATTTCTTTGTAGCGGCGTATCTCAGCGAGTACATTGTCCACGCTGCGTTTCCGGTAGGGGTGAAACATTCTTGAGGTGGTACAAAAGCTGCATCGGCAGGGACATCCCCGGGTCGATATGACGTTGGCCGCTGCACAGGGCGTTTTCAGGATGGAATAATCCGGAAAAGGGACCTCGTCAATATTTTCAATCAGGGGACCCCGAACGACGG
Protein-coding sequences here:
- a CDS encoding L,D-transpeptidase; its protein translation is MNDRRILRDLCIMTVLGLLLGLAALGFVYHRDCKGIFLRSTRINGVNVAGMTAEQAEDAVTKNYSLKVLFREGKRETLKGTAIDYELEEPSIIRHQLKRQSFGEYLSSLYLHGQHSMTLRGNFSEKKLRKAVMKWPEMQEKNMKKPKSARVSYEDGKFFVVKPAKGTVVNKGNVLEAVEEAVSVSMTGLDISGGSGYYKDKAPAVSEKQLKEDCRQLSGMSWSSVTYELPDGSKKVLDANQMKDWLVRGEDGRLKRDDEVWEQKLTAFVARLADSVDTVDSPHKFKTHSGKVIRLQARGYYGWKIDREGEAARLSKDLKKGADVERKPVYAQTEAAPYSDNYGFGDTYVEVNLNAQHLWMYKDGRVVFQTDVVSGTRGVHETPAGAYFLLTKARNVVLRGPAKTTTEKKGKKTVTKTSYEWESPVSYWMPINYEGVGMHDANWRGVFGGSIWTYNGSHGCINLPPSKAARLFSLVQTGIPVAVYY
- a CDS encoding B12-binding domain-containing radical SAM protein yields the protein MKIVFIVPTTGLKRFPPYRWAGRIYGQPNSITGPLILGEILKRAGHKVEVYEELNGRVPYNRLLKDTDIFCFSLMTSNAPRGYELADMIHRRSGARVLMGGMHPTWMPEEALEHADQIITGEGEKVILDVVEGRITEPVVRGPLIENIDEVPFPDYSILKTPCAAANVISTRGCPCRCSFCTTSRMFHPYRKRSVDNVLAEIRRYKEMGFRYMNFEDDNFTADKERAKEICRRMIAEGLTFRETFFFGRTDMAEDEELLELLAQAHLTRVLIGIESLNQKALDSIQKGQNIEAICRAGEACKRHRIRVIASIVLGLDEDGLSDMDRSIAFAESIHAYQLQPAILTPFPGTPVYRDYEAQGRILPGSWSRFDMMNVVFQPTKMSPWELQEEFFRACRKFYTFSSAKDIRRIFGKEYGRRRWGLALMTRLGTGAARLASHIAPHSDYYTLRHISDAQ